Proteins encoded within one genomic window of Eurosta solidaginis isolate ZX-2024a chromosome 1, ASM4086904v1, whole genome shotgun sequence:
- the LOC137245157 gene encoding kelch-like ECH-associated protein 1: MERITDFKLERAYVLQREIQCALLSEKILEYEVGNFMSITKAPEFLNFDAIKIKTILERDDLNVASEKDVFEAVKLWFPMKSALFPSIVYAFAK, from the exons ATGGAACGTATAACCGATTTTAAATTGGAGCGAGCGTATGTCCTACAGCGTGAGATACAGTGTGCATTACTAAGTGAGAAAATATTGGAATATGAAGTTGGTAATTTTATGAGT ATAACCAAAGCACCTGAGTTTTTAAATTTCGACGCTATCAAAATAAAGACCATTCTAGAGAGAGATGATTTGAATGTAGCAAGTGAGAAGGACGTGTTCGAGGCAGTGAAGCTTTG GTTCCCGATGAAAAGTGCCCTCTTTCCCAGTATTGTATATGCGTTCGCGAAATAA